One genomic window of Medicago truncatula cultivar Jemalong A17 chromosome 1, MtrunA17r5.0-ANR, whole genome shotgun sequence includes the following:
- the LOC112419374 gene encoding uncharacterized protein has protein sequence MEGLEQENQVLRAEVISLKTKIEELESMKTKMDELSELVKVLSTAQNQPPPPPPFRTQAEASSSAIPNWTICADTPTYSAPQRSAPWFQPFTAGEIFRPIACEAQMPTHQYVARVPPVKVPPVAMTYSAPVMHTIPQNEEPIFHSGNMETYDEMSNLREKYDELQRDVKALRGKGKFGKTAYDLCLVPNVQIPHKFKIPDFEKYKGNSCPEEHLKMYEKDVRICPGRSDRSDLQAMTQGDKETFKEYAQRWRDTAAQVSPRIEEKEMTKIFLKTLNHFYYEKMVGKGVREGRLVKDGASDSGAKKFGNNFPRKKAPEVGMVAHGRPQQNYPAYQHVAAITPATNAIQQPGYQPQFQQYHQQLYQQQQPRPQAQRTQFDPIPMKYADLLPSLLEKNLVQTRPPPKVPERLLAWYRPDKFCAFHQGAPGHDTEYCYALKAAVQKLIRDRDLSFTNPLPDHGT, from the exons atggaaggTCTTGAGCAAGAAAATCAGGTCCTCCGTGCCGAAGTGATATCTTTGAAGACCAAGATAGAGGAATTGGAGTCCATGAAGACCAAGATGGATGAGTTGTCTGAATTGGTAAAAGTGCTGTCAACTGCACAAAAtcaaccaccaccacctcctcccTTCCGCACTCAGGCCGAAGCATCTTCCTCTGCTATCCCCAATTGGACAATATGTGCTGACACTCCGACATACTCTGCTCCACAACGTTCCGCGCCTTGGTTTCAACCTTTTACTGCAGGTGAAATATTCCGTCCCATTGCCTGTGAAGCTCAGATGCCTACTCATCAGTATGTGGCTCGTGTGCCCCCTGTAAAGGTCCCTCCAGTCGCTATGACCTACTCAGCACCTGTGATGCATACTAttccacaaaatgaagaacccaTCTTCCATTCAGGGAACATGGAGACTTATGATGAAATGAGTAACTTACGAGAAAAGTATGATGAACTGCAACGAGACGTGAAAGCTCTCCGTGGGAAAGGAAAATTTGGAAAGACTGCTTACGATCTCTGTTTGGTGCCGAATGTTCAGATACCTCACAAATTCAAGATTCCAGATTTcgagaagtataaagggaactcctgcccTGAGGAACATCTAAAAATGTATGAGAAGGATGTCCGCATATGCCCAGGACGATCAG ATAGAAGCGATCTTCAGGCTATGACCCAGGGAGACAAGGAAACATTCAAAGAGTATGCCCAGCGATGGAGAGataccgctgcccaagtcagccCACGTATAGAAGAGAAGGAGATGACCAAGatcttcttaaaaactctcaatcattTCTACTACGAGAAGATGGTCGGAA aaggagtccgagaaggacgatTAGTTAAAGATGGAGCTTCCGACAGTGGAGCTAAGAAATTTGGGAACAACTTCCCAAGAAAGAAAGCACCGGAGGTCGGTATGGTGGCCCATGGGAGGCCTCAGCAAAATTATCCAGCTTATCAACATGTTGCTGCCATTACGCCCGCTACCAATGCTATTCAACAACCGGGTTATCAGCCGCAGTTCCAACAGTATCATCAGCAACTGTATCAGCAACAACAACCTCGACCACAAGCTCAAAGGACACAATTTGACCCGATCCCCatgaaatatgcggatttgctCCCATCATTGCTAGAGAAGAATTTGGTCCAGACCAGGCCGCCTCCTAAGGTGCCAGAAAGATTACTAGCATGGTATAGACCTGACAAGTTTTGTGCTTTTCATCAAGGGGCCCCGGGTCATGATACTGAATACTGCTATGCTCTGAAGGCCGCAGTCCAAAAGTTAATCCGAGATAGAGATTTGTCCTTCACCAATCCGCTGCCAGATCATGGTACCTAA